From the genome of Coffea eugenioides isolate CCC68of unplaced genomic scaffold, Ceug_1.0 ScVebR1_1850;HRSCAF=2780, whole genome shotgun sequence:
TACctttatttataaaactttgTACATTATAAGAGTTCATTGTCGAACTTCCATTTCTCATGCATTGTCCACCCATGTTTACTATTCTCTTTGAGTTCTTAAACATGTTTTCAAAGTAACTCAAAAATAAGTTTAGTCTAGAAGAATAGATAACTTGACATATACAAAAACACACAAATAAAGACTCAACAAACATAGAAGAAAACATGACACAACAAATACAAGAAAACAAGTAAAATGCccaaactaataaagttgctctttaCGCTAATATTGCCTCAAACCTTCCTTGGCAATGGTGCAAAAAATTTGATGAGCATGGAATGTGCATACAAAACTAAACTCAATCcataatcaagttttacatttataatttTCTAAATACACCACATATGATTTTTCACAAGTATatgagtcaaaattgagtacAAGGTATTAAGAGTCGAACCCACAAGGAAGAATAGACAACTACCGACACTACTAAAACTTCTCTTATTATTTAAAAGATCAACAAATTGAAGGAAATAAAACTAAGCTAAAATGTGTAAAAACAAATTACAAATGAAAGTTAGGtcatggtatccctaactactcatgcaagtgcaaATTTTTAGATCATTGAGTAATACTATCATGACTAGTTATTACATAATTACCTTAtacatgtgaaacctactctagtagtgaatcaactatacctataactaatccatacctattctcatgatcatgaaattagctacaagttaaTTGTCTCAATGAAACTATATGGAACAAAGCCACAAAAGCCACAAAGGTACACCTCCACTCTCATGAGTGTATTTCCTAGATTTAGCACTtgcttgaactagtgttaattCTAATTCTCATTGCAAGTCTAACACTTTAatattatcacaattaatgacAGTTAATCATTAATAGATAAGCAAACTGCTAAacaacttgttcaaaataatagcatcaaatagccaaGACATTAACACAatacaatcatagaaagtttaaccaaaacccaaggcataaactttagaaagaCATTGTGAAATACAAATCTAAAACTTGTATATTAATTAAAGAGTTAAAAAGGTACAGTAACCTTTGATACATGAGCTCCCTCCTTGCCTTCTGCATCTTTCAACTTCATCTTCATCTAGTTAGTATACAAGAAAGAATGAACTAAATAACCTAAAATATCCTACACTACTTAAACTGACAAAATATAAGAACTACATCTTGAAGTGAAGAGGCGTCTTCACTCCCCTTCCTCTTTTTTTAATTCTTGCAACTCATGTGTTTATATAGAGAAAGattggtccaaaagatggttctaGATCCACTTTTACAATTAAAAAATCTGTAAATTCATCCCTTAAAAACTCTTTTGCAATTAAAAAGTCTATAAATTCATCCCTTAAAAGAAGTGAAATAATGGAGGTGAAAATAAGTTCAAAAAGTTGCAGTCAAAATTTCTAACCAAAATTCCTCCAGCAATCCACCTAAAATTTTGGCCAGATTTGTGGCGGGATTGCTCCCCTATTTTACTTGCACTTTGTTGCTTCAACTCAAAACTTTCTGTCTCGAATTCCTCTAGAAATCATTGCAGGGAATCCTAGAGggattttttccaatttttttcttcGATAAGTTTCATCACTTTCTTGCTTTTGTGACTCAAACGACCTCTAAAACTCGTCAACTTTGCAAACTTTAGGACTTCAATTAACACAGTGCAAGCATATTTCCTATCTAAAATAAAGTTCATTTCCAACTCCTACAAAACTCGTTAAAACATGCAGGTAAAAGTGACAAAAATCTCATTTAAGCACTAAGTAGCATTTAGAACCAATTCTAGCCAAAATGgactattttctttttatcatattgcaaaaataactaaaagtaatataaaatatcatccaAATATAGTATAAATTAGTCATTTATCAGTTGGAAGGAGTTTTGTCCATTTATAAGGGGAAagtttaccaaaatattttcaaaagtttgtccaaattttcaaaattgtcccaaaaattttcaatttcattataAGGGCAATgtgttccataccattagtaacaaaaattcctttatttttgaaattgatGAGATTCTACCATGCACCAATTTTAATAAAACCTAAATACCCCATTTTTTACAAGTATACAGATCTTTTATTGAGTATAGAGAATATTAAGTATCGATCCCATAGGAAGATTGTCAATAAGCGATAGTTtttgaactcctttattatttagactatcacaaatgcaacaaattaaatctacactacaaacatgaaataaaagtaataaaaataataatagaaaactCCTAGGGTTATGAAATTTCTCATTACTCTTGGAAGTGAAATTACTGGCTAATTGAATGtgattatcttggctagttatggcgtaattttctAATATATGTGAAACTTACTCTCGTAATGAATCAACTATAGTTTTAgttaaaccatacctactctaaCGGTAATGAAATTGACTATaaactcatttcttctatgaaattatatggAACAAGCCACTAAAACTACAAAGGTGCACCTTTACTCTCGTGAGTATACTTCCTAGGTTTcgcacttccttgaactagtgtcaaATCTCAATTCTCATTGTAAACttacaccttaagattatcacaattaatgccCAGTTAATTATGATTAAATAAGCAAAAGTGAtgaataacttgttcaaaataatatcattaaATAACCAAGTAAAACATCACAAACAAGTTATACAAAGTTTATCCAGAACTCTAGACATAAACTTTAGCAAAACatgaagagaagaaaagaaaaggctgtacttgtattatagctaaacatgaacTCAAATATAAAAGATTGTCAGTGATAGGAGAGAGGTCATCCTTATCACATGAGTTCCAATTCTCCATCTTGCTTCttaattcttcatccaaatctagctataagtacaagatggataaactacactaactatactatactaatgaactaagaaaaactagaaaAGACTACATCTTGGTAGTgtttctagccttccaaagttatgaAACAAGCTCAACAAAAGGCCCCATTTATAGATAAATTAAAGCTCCAAACAATCATATTTCAAGCTGTACAAATTGCGTCTTGAGATTCCTAAAAGTTGTTactccaatttttcaagatgCTTTGTGCACTTTCCAACTGAAATTCGTTCAGAAAATTGGTTCAAAAGTAGTAGGAAGGAGTTGCAAGTTGAAGTACAACTAGTTCCAACTATAAAGTAGCTAAAATATGAATGTGTACCCTCAAAATGTGGGTTAAGTTCGCGTATTGCCTCCTCTTCAGGTTTGCACTTTTCTGATCAATTTTCAACATTGCTCTATTTTTGCAACAaattcaactgatattttcttgatgaaGGCTAAACTAACtattgtacaaaacatgaaagtttcagTTCTTTGAGTTATGTTTTCAATGCTTTAAGAATTATCTATTTTCGAGTTCTGTATACTAAGAAATAACCGAAATACCTTTGACTAGTTAAAATCCTGTTTCagcttttgacaacaaaaatggATAATTGTATTTCaaccttttgaccaagaaaactcATGAACTAGATTTTGATGTCTCTTAAAAAATATAGAGCTAtgtcttagtttcaaaatggcTCAAGAATCAATTCAATCCAATGCTTTTAGCTCAATATATAGTCGAAATACCAAAATGTGTCAAAGCTGTcaaacattttttcttttatacttgcttgcatttcatcttttgaacattttacacttcatattctctttaaatcacttcaaatcatcaacaatcatccaaatatcttctcaattcatttcatttgatgattgaatcattaaaacctATGCAGTTTTCATCATTTGAATagatagaaatgcaatttttcatACTTtgaaccacaaaatgcatactTTCACTATAaacctagttaattagctatagaaatgaataaaacacatcaaaactaaataataaaacacaatTAAATCGCTCAAAATGCACACTTGTTAGAAATAAGTATATGCACCTTGAGAAATTCATTCCTTAATTCACTTGAAAataactattatgtgattagcatttttgctttttaggAAAGTATAACTTGTAAAATTGAGAAATGATAAGTGTATATTTTGCATGTtgtaagtgtgttttattactTAATTTTTGATATAAGCTTTTCTTAAGCATATacttaagtgtgttttattttgCTCATGAAATTGATATAAGTGTGTTCAAGAGGGAATGTTTATTTATATGTGTTTTATTgaagaaaaaagcaaaaagaaaaaatagaattgaattaagagtatgcaaagcaactcaAGAATGTGAATTATTGAGTAACTGGCGGTCCttatctaaaaatgtcgatcttcACGTCAAAATATACTTTCACAACTTGAGTAAATATTTGTAATATATGAATAAATCGCTCTTTTGAGTTTGAGAAGAAAATGATCATAGGATTAGAGAGCTATTTATTGACAATATGAATTGCTTACTTGCGAAGTTGAAGTAGGAAGAGAAATTCAATTGAACTAGATGAAATTGTGGTATAATTatctctcctttacttgatattatgagtacatGAGGCAAAGTGAATGATCACATGATGGTTGCTTACTTAGCTTTTTGAAGAATTGAATTCAAAGATGCACATAGGtttttcaaaactttggatcattgttggtatGTATTTCTTATTACTTGAgaacaagcaatgattcaagtatgGAGGAATTTGATAAATATGCATTTTACGTAATTTAAGTGTATTGTATTACTtagtttttggtgtgttttagtcagtttaataactaaataaataggtttctagtgaaaatttcattttgtagTTTAAATGAGAAAATTGTATTTCTATGGATTGAATTGAttaaaatttcataattttgtaGGTTTTAATGATTAAATCATCAATTAGAGTGaattgagaaaatatttggaCGATTCTTGATTATTTCAAGTGATTTTAAATGAACATGAAATGAAAAATGATCAAAGTGTAAAATGCAATCAAGtggcaaagaagaaaaaattggttgCTCTAACACCTTCTATTCTTTGGCTACATCTCAAATTATAAGTATTGCATTGAAATAATTCTTTAACCATTCTGAAGCAAGAACATAGGACTATGTTTGCGAAATCTAGTTCACATATTTTCTAGAACATAGAACATAGGACATCAAAATCTAGTTCACATATTTTCTTagtcaaaatgttaaaatataGAAGTACATTTCTACTATAAAAGACTAAAAGAAGATTCTAACCAGTCAAGGGTATTGCGATCATTTCTCAAGCTATAGAGCTCCAAATTGCATGGTTCTTAatgcattggaaagataactcaaagtGATACAACATTCATGTTTTATGCAAGTATTAGTTCAATTTACATCATTATGAAATTCATAGTACAATTTagtaaaaaatagataaatttccAGAATCATTAGAAAAGTGCAAACCTACAGGTAGGACTATCAATGAGGTCGGGccagctcgagctcggctcatTTGGGCCAAGAAAAAGCTCGATGAGACCAACCTTTTAGTAAGTCGCTCTGAGATTGAGTCTAAAAATTAGACTTGAATTAAATATGAGCTAAGTTTGGACCTCATTAGGCTCAAATTCGATATAGGTCCAGTCTtttaattacctatatatataatatttatattttgatattatgtataattatacatctaaatatattattactaaataccaaatatatacaaattacaaaatacaaaaatacatctaaagACTTTTCTATTAGCTTTCTTGAGAGTCAATATTAGTAATACATAACTGaatctctaatttttcttattggttgagtaAGTTTTTACGTTGGCATTATATTGGTTGATTTCGTTTTGGTCCAAAAGCACATCATCAAGCATGTTGGGATTCAAATCACAAGGCTATAAAGACATTCCAACCTTTGAAAATGTATTGGCTTATGACCGCATGTTTTGTTACCATTTTTAatgtattttgaaaaaattagatataaatattgttgaaaaatttttggtttatatactttttaaatACTATTacttgttcatgtttagttttaatgttgtagtcttgtaaatgttaaattagttttacaacttaatagttatagtaatcATATTAAGAAAACTAAGGAGTAATAAGTAGTTTGGGATAAACCCGAATAAGCTCACAACTCgaatattatgtgagttgagTATGAGTTTCACATTTATTAATCCAAAACTCATAACCCGAAATCCAAAAATATTACAAATTAAATAAGTTGAGCTCGAGTTTTTGAAAGCCCAGCTTATTAGACCCGATTGACAGGTCTATCTACAGGTAAAGGGAATACACAGACCAAAACATGACCTAGCTTACATTTTCCACTCCTCGTTTTCACATTTCAACTGTGGAACTTGCCCTTATTTACACATCATTTTTTTACCATTTCTTTAATCATATTTCAGTGAGATTTACCCAAGAAATCATAAAGACTTCAAAATCAACTTTTGGCAATTCCGAGAAACAATTTGCACAACTTGAAATATGATTGCTTGGATCTTTAATCTTCTATAAATGGAGCCTTTTGTGAAAATTTCTTACAAGTTTAGAGGTTAAAGAATCTATACAAAATATAGTCCTACACTAGAATCCCTTAATTCATTAGTTTAGTATTAGGATTAGTATAGTTTTTATCCAATCTTTGTACTAGCAAGACATAATTGAAGATTGAGGATTGAAGGTGAAGAGGTTGATACTCACAAGTGACAAGGGGTTTAATCTCTTTAGCTCTTTACTTTTTGTACTTGAATCTCATGTTTTGTGTTAATACAAGTTTggtttttgttttcattttcttcaggttttgttattttgatactAGACTTGTAGATGAATATTGTTAAAATCAACAAGGGAGATTATATTCGTAATTGTGTTGAGTGATTCAATTGAGAGCTTGATTTAAGAGGGCAATATTGGCTATATAAAATCAAGCCTAAAACATAGACTTTCCAAAGTATTGATTAGCAGTGGTATTTTGGTCAAGTCAAATTGTTAGGAGTTTAttgcatagttattaaaccagGTCGGATCGGTGGTTGAACCGGTCAAACTGATGGACCCGCCATAGAACCAAGCCGGTTCAACAATTGGAATGGAGTTGCAGATGACTCGCTTTGAACCGTTTGACCCAGACGGTTGAACCGGTGACCCGTTAAACCCGGAGATTTTTGATGAACCCGAcggattttggaaatttttctgAAATTAGCTTTTTACCCAATTTTGTAATTTGACTAGCCACACAAACATGGGCATTATCATCTTTACGACAATTAGATAAGAAAAATTGATAAGGGATTTGGGaattagggtttattttttttgacaCTTAGATTTatctttttatatatatatatatatatatagaagtaGCGTTTTATTCATCAAGAATGAAAAACAAGCGCAAATTCATCTTACAAATGCCTAATTCTCCAAAATAAAGGCACCCTAACCTATCTAGTCTGACCCCCCTCACGAGCCAGTGCCGAAAATGCGCTGAAATTGTCATAGATCTTGATATGCTATTCAGGATGAGAGACGCCTACATTGGACAAAGCATCCGCCACGGTGTTAGCCTCTCTGTAACAATGCGAGAAACGAGCCGGATCATCCACTAACTACCAAATTTGCTGTGCCTCTTGACGGATCTGCCACAGACACTGGAACCGCCGCTTCAGGATCCCAACTACGACCAATGAATCCGATTGTACACTTAGATTACCATAGCCCCTGTGGATACACAATTGAAGCCCAATCAGCAGTGCTCGAATCTCTGCATGAAGGGAAGTGGTCTCCCCAAAGAAGGCCGAAAAGGCAAGCATAGGCAACCCAGTTGCATCGCGGAGAACCCCATCGCCTCCTCCCACTTCAGGGTTTCCCTTAGCACAACCATCAACATTAAGGATGAGCATCCCACTCCCCATCACCTCCCAGCGAACACGTTGGACTCTACAGGCCGGCAAATGCGCCCAATCATACAACTGCCCAAATGTTTTCACCCCAGTCGTATGCTTGAACTGAATCTCTACAATGAATTTGACCTCTGAGGAAATGGCTTGGAAAATCGTCGTGGAGTGCATCGGGACCCCCTCAAAAATCGCTTTATTCCTGGCTTTCCAAATGTGCCAGCAGATGAAACTGGGAAGGACAAAGCAAATGAACTGCCGTGTCGCAGACTGCTGTGACCGCAACCACCATTCAACTATACGAGCTCACAAGGAGGAACCAGAGCTCCTAACACCACACCAACCACCAAAATAATTCCAGACGTCCAACGTTATGAGATCCCTGGAAAAAACGTGCTCGAGAGATTCCTCAGATGCACCTGGGCAGCAAGGACATTTCGATGGCAAGTGAAACCCTAGGTGGCGTAGCATATCCGGCAGTGGCACCCTCCCCATCAGCAACCGCAACATAAAGAAAGACACTTTCAACGGGATTCGAGGGTGCCAAACTTTAGAGAGAGCCACAGATGTGTTACGAGCCTGCCAAACGTCACGAAAAGCTGACGCCAAGGTGAATTTTCTAGACTGTGTGGGCATCCAAATTACCTCATCTGCACTTCCTCCAGCTGGAACCGGGTGGTGAAGTATAGAAGACACAATTTCGCTAGGCAAAAGGTGAGATAACGGACTCACATCCCAAATCCCATTTTTGATACTGCTATGGAACGAAAGATGCAGGATGACTGTTGCACGAAGAAACAAAGCACCACTGCCCAaccaattatcataccaaaaatGGCACGACCCATCATTTACTAGCCATAACATAGAGATCTCGACTTGTCGGCTCACGTTCACCATCCGTCGCCAAACCGGCAAAGCAGTCAGCGTCAATTGTGCTTGACAGGGGTCAGTCCCTCTGCAATATTTTGCTCGCAAGAACGCAGCCCCTACTGACGTCCCTATTCGAAAGCTCCACCATAACCTACAAGAGAAAGCTGTATAGACGTCTTCAAGCCGCCGAAACCCCACCCCGCCCTCCTCAACCGGGTAACACAACTGAGACCACCAGATCCAATGAAGCTTTGTTCCGTTAGGTGATGAACCCCATAAGAAATTCGAGCATGCCTTCTCTAGAATACCGAACACCGAGCGAGGAAGCACAGTAGCCGATAGTAAGTGGACTGGTATCGCGGACAACACATGCTTGATTAGAACTATCTTACCTCCTGAAGACAATAGCTTTGATTTCCACGACAAAATCCTCTGTAGGATTGCCTGACACACGTCCCCAATGTATGACGACTTACACCTCCCAAAGTATAAAGAAAATTCCAAATAGCCTATGGGAAAGGCCTACCAGACAAACTCCGTGACGCGCTCAATCACCCTTCTTCTGGTCGGTGCCAATGACGGATGAACCAAGTACCCACTTTTCTGAGCATTTATCAACTGACCCGAACACTGTTGATATCCTTCCAGCACCTACATGATGTCCTTTAAGAAGGAGGCGGACCCATTCGCAAATATAAGAACATCATCCATGAATGCCAAATGAGTTACCGGAGGGCACCCATACGGAACTCGGAACCCCAAGAAACCCGACTGCAGCGCAAGGTTGTTTAAACCTCTCGACAGAACCTCAGCCCTATAATAAACAATGCTAGCGATAGCGGGTCCCCCTGGCAGAGCCCTCTGTAGATTTGAAAAAATCATATGAAGAGCCATTGATGATTACCGAGAACCAAACATTAGACAACAGCTAACACACCAGATTTATAAACTGCTCCCCAAACTTAAACTTTCGTAGGACTCCAATGATATGCAACCATGACACCCTGTCATAAGCTTTAGACATGTCCAGGTTCAGAACGACGTTTCCACCCCTAACTTTCTTACCAATACCCGATACCACTTCCCCAGCAAGCAAATAATTCTCTGTTATATTGCGGCCCTTAACAAAACCTGTCTGTTGGAGGGAGATAAGCTTTGGCAAGATGCCAGCCAATTGATTAGTCAAAATTCTAGATAACAACTTGTTGAAAAAATTGCACGGGCTAATCGGTCTAAACTGAGAGAAATCCTGAGGATTCGATACCTTAGGAATTAACACAAGCGAGGTAGAAGTGACGAAACGAGGCAGTTCCGTCCCACAAAAGAAGCTTAGTACCACAGCATGGACGTCTTGAGCAATAACCTCCTACGAAAAGGTAAAGAACTTGCCCGTGAATCCATCCGGGCCTGCAGCACTATTCCCATCCATTTCCCTCACCACTCGA
Proteins encoded in this window:
- the LOC113755916 gene encoding uncharacterized protein LOC113755916, whose product is MAFDKREGKVCDKFPLTDSYGLLHPPKTLSRLYFMINGIFWNIRGVAKALRRLIKLVRLHHAKFVVIFVGNLDQHISLVVQHPFLPSLVTMSFVHAKCSREERRDLWLNLLADKPSSAPWCIGGDFNTILAPHEKRGGRPFGVAEGVELMSFMEEAGVFDVGFSGASFTWCNNRRGSARVSKRLDRLLINRECLNLFASISVVHLARYPCDHAPLKISFTSLLDDKPRPFCFLNVWTSKPQLLEVIRSAWDQEVSGSPLWVLCSKLLAARRAIQHWNKHCFGNVFDAVREAEATIQRTEEAMDQEGSEKAQVELNKAQAELRHALSIEEQFWSQKTRVKWLRSGDRNSRFFHAVVRQRRAQGMIHRTKAANGVWVESDEDITSEVIAYFSDLFSGTSRSSSDMLHLIPLVVSGEDNRLLEVVPTIEEVHRVVREMDGNSAAGPDGFTGFVKGRNITENYLLAGEVVSGIGKKVRGGNVVLNLDMSKAYDRVSWLHIIGVLRKFKFGEQFINLRALPGGPAIASIVYYRAEVLSRGLNNLALQSGFLGFRVPYGCPPVTHLAFMDDVLIFANGSASFLKDIMCKSSYIGDVCQAILQRILSWKSKLLSSGGKIVLIKHVLSAIPVHLLSATVLPRSVFGILEKACSNFLWGSSPNGTKLHWIWWSQLCYPVEEGGVGFRRLEDVYTAFSCRLWWSFRIGTSVGAAFLRAKYCRGTDPCQAQLTLTALPVWRRMVNVSRQVEISMLWLVNDGSCHFWYDNWLGSGALFLRATVILHLSFHSSIKNGIWDVSPLSHLLPSEIVSSILHHPVPAGGSADEVIWMPTQSRKFTLASAFRDVWQARNTSVALSKVWHPRIPLKVSFFMLRLLMGRVPLPDMLRHLGFHLPSKCPCCPGASEESLEHVFSRDLITLDVWNYFGGWCGVRSSGSSL